TTATGGTGCGCCGCGAGCCCATCGACCGTCAGGATTAAGCCCCGACTCCTCCGAGTGGGCTACGCCAGCTTGCTCGCCAAAAGGAACTCGAACGGCGACTCAATCACAGACCGGATCACTTGGCCTGCAGCGCCCAGGAGCGTCCCGGAATGCTCAAGGCCGGATACGGTCAGGTTTTTCGGTTCCAGCAGCCCAGGCGCGTAGCGCTCCAAGCTGGCCAGCAACGCCGGCCTCAGCCACTCCGCCAGCAAGGCAAAGTGTCCACCGAGGACTATGGCGTCAATATCCATCAAGCGGGCTGAAGAGGCGAGCGCGACACCCAAATACCGCCCGGCGTCGTGAACTGCCTTCAATGCGTTCGGATCCTGGGCGGCCAAAGCGGCGAGAAGCTGCGCAGTTCGTTCACCCAGGGAGCCTTCGGGAATGCTGGCCGCGTCGAAGATGGCCTCCTGGCCAGCGAAGGTTTCAAGGCACCCCGCCCCACCGCAGGAACACGCAGGCCCCTCCGGGTGGACCACAATGTGGCCCAGTTCGCCCGCTGACCCCCCGGGCCCAAGGTAGAGGTCCGAGCCGATGATGACACCGCCACCAACACCCACTTCACCGGAGACATAGAGAAAGTCCGCAGGGCCATTGCCGTACCAAAGCTCGCCAAGAGCTGCACTGTTGGCCTCGTTGGACAGCCGGACGCCAAGTGGCGCGCCTTCGAGCAACGAGCCCGGGTCCAGTTGCTCATTCTCCCAGTGCAGGTTCGGGGCGGAAAGGACGATGTTCCGCTGCTCATCCACCAGGCCCGGTACGGCCAGTCCGCCACCCAGGATGGCGACCTTTTCGGCCGCCGCTGCGGCAACGGCTTCGGCCACCAGGTCCCGCAGCCGTTCCATGACGTCTCCGGGCGCCATCCCCCGGTTCCGTGACTCAACGGTGGAGTGGAAGCGGAGATTGCCTCCCAGGTCCACCAGTCCCACAGCCAGATAGTCCACGTTGATTTCCATCCCCACCACGCCACGGCGTGAGCTGAGTTCCAGCCCTTGGCCGGGCCTTCCCCGCTCGCCGTCGCGGTAGAGGCCCACTTCAGAAACAAGGCCCGATTCCACCAGATCCGCCACCAGGCTGGAAACCGCCGCCTTGGTCAGCCCCGTGCCCGCCGCGAGCTGCGCGCGGCTGGGCTTCGCATCGCCTGTGCGCGCAATGGAGTCCATGACCAGCGAAAGATTTCGACGACGGACATCGCCGACGCGGCCGGGCGCTGCTGACTCGTTCATTGGCGTGGGACTCCCTGCGGATGTGAAAAATTGTTGCTGGCTTCCATTGACCATGATCCATCATCCCCCATATAGTTCAGATTGAAAACTAATTGGAGTGCTTTTCTTCGCCTCCTCCCCCAGTGCTTTGCAAAGGAGCAAAATGACCCCGCAGCCCACCCCGCAGGACCGCTTCACCTTTGGCCTCTGGACTGTCGGTTGGACCGGCGCCGACCCCTTCGGTGTTGCCACTCGCCCGGCCCTGGACCCGGTGGAAGCAGTGCACAAGCTCAGCGAGCTTGGTGCTTACGGCATCACTTTCCACGACAATGACCTGATTCCTTTCGATGCCACCGCATCCGAACGCGACCTTATCCTCAAGAACTTCAAGGCCGCTTTGGCAGAGACCGGCCTGAAGACGCCAATGGTCACCACCAACCTGTTCAGCCACCCCGTTTTCAAGGACGGCGGCTTCACCTCCAACGATCGTTCGATCCGCCGCTTCGCCCTGAGCAAGATCCTGCGCAACATCGACCTCGCCGCCGAGCTTGGCGCCGA
Above is a genomic segment from Arthrobacter sp. YN containing:
- a CDS encoding ROK family transcriptional regulator; amino-acid sequence: MNESAAPGRVGDVRRRNLSLVMDSIARTGDAKPSRAQLAAGTGLTKAAVSSLVADLVESGLVSEVGLYRDGERGRPGQGLELSSRRGVVGMEINVDYLAVGLVDLGGNLRFHSTVESRNRGMAPGDVMERLRDLVAEAVAAAAAEKVAILGGGLAVPGLVDEQRNIVLSAPNLHWENEQLDPGSLLEGAPLGVRLSNEANSAALGELWYGNGPADFLYVSGEVGVGGGVIIGSDLYLGPGGSAGELGHIVVHPEGPACSCGGAGCLETFAGQEAIFDAASIPEGSLGERTAQLLAALAAQDPNALKAVHDAGRYLGVALASSARLMDIDAIVLGGHFALLAEWLRPALLASLERYAPGLLEPKNLTVSGLEHSGTLLGAAGQVIRSVIESPFEFLLASKLA